One window of Nitrososphaerota archaeon genomic DNA carries:
- a CDS encoding DNA-directed RNA polymerase subunit A', with translation MSLEETVKAVGGIKFGVISPSEIRKYSVAEITAPETYDEDGMSVQGGLMDNRLGTLEPGQKCGTCGNTTSSCPGHFGHVELAEPVLHIAFVDDINKLLVTTCRACGRLKLPNEIIAQYKEQLENNAAYSPYLVETVAKEIFLKARKEKVCPHCGKNQYEIEFTKPTIFHEITEEGGATRLLPVAIRERLERIKDEEFRLLGFNNMSARPEWFVLQVLPVPPVGVRPSITLESGIRSEDDLTHKIVDILRVNQRVREAKESGTPPLIVQDLVDLLQYHVTTFFDNEVSGIPQSHHRSGRPLKTLSQRLKGKEGRFRGSLSGKRVDFSARTVISPDPSLDVSEVGVPVDIARKLTVPEKVSDWNLTFLKQLVTNGPFNHPGANYVIRPDGVKIRLDYVTDRSTVADSLASGVIVERHLLDGDIVLFNRQPSLHRMSVMAHFVKVLPYRTFRLHPAVCPPYNADFDGDEMNLHVPQGEEARSEALALMQVKDQILSPRYGGPIIGAIRDFLTAAFLLTKDDTLLTAEEFTNLALAGGYSGPLPVPTEKKPRPMYTGKQLFSLFLPKNFNYIMISKWARGLRQQREGKDIVIRNGELVSGVVDRAAIGAEEPDSILHRIAKDYGTEHARRFLNSILSMLRAYMTRMGFSYGYDELVLEDEAQKEIKNVLDEAYTNVRGIIKQFNQGTLALTKGLSPEEALEFNIVNELSKARDRAGRIADRAFPLTNAGVIMARTGARGSSLNIGQMTASLGQQSVRGKRITKGYAGRALSHYKRGDLTPDAKGFVRSNYRQGLGPEEFFFHAMGGREGLVDTAVRTQQSGYMQRRLVNALEHLRVEYDLTVRDPSGGIIQFIYGEDGIDPVKSDHGQAVKVERLAEIEALAHSASKVTATQIDRTVAEYEGSLNQRIIQDLRRTFEKIPLSAEGMKSICEKTVELFKKAMVEPGEASGIVAAQSIGEPGTQMTLRTFHFAGVKERDVTLGLPRLIELVDARKIPATPAMNVYLDEEHKKSNEKTLAIAREILFTKVEDVIAYSEVDFDSGIILHLDAGKMKDRGVEPESITTAVQSGKKEVEYSKKNNTITIQVEGSDIPTLFSLRNKALNQKVKGIPGIERVTVVKEKEEWIIQTSGSNLAKVLRTPGVDFSRTTTNSIFEVATTLGIEAARIALINEITSTLDEQGLEVDIRHILLVADLMASKGLLQQIGRHGIAGKKPSVLARAAFEITVPTLAEASVTGQVEELKGVTENVIVGMIIPVGTGMTDLYMKR, from the coding sequence ATGTCATTAGAAGAAACTGTAAAAGCAGTTGGCGGAATAAAATTTGGTGTCATTTCTCCAAGCGAAATACGCAAGTATTCAGTTGCAGAGATCACTGCTCCAGAGACCTATGATGAGGATGGAATGTCAGTGCAGGGAGGCTTGATGGACAATCGACTGGGTACACTTGAGCCGGGGCAGAAATGTGGTACGTGCGGAAACACAACATCAAGTTGTCCAGGTCATTTCGGACATGTAGAGCTTGCAGAGCCAGTATTGCATATTGCCTTTGTTGATGACATTAACAAGTTGCTTGTTACAACATGCAGAGCATGCGGAAGATTGAAACTTCCAAACGAGATTATCGCTCAATACAAAGAGCAGCTCGAAAATAACGCTGCTTATTCCCCGTACCTTGTAGAAACTGTAGCCAAAGAGATCTTCCTGAAGGCAAGGAAAGAGAAGGTCTGCCCTCATTGTGGCAAGAACCAATATGAAATTGAGTTCACAAAGCCAACTATATTCCATGAAATTACTGAGGAAGGAGGAGCCACAAGGCTTCTGCCAGTTGCAATTCGTGAAAGGCTAGAGCGCATAAAGGACGAGGAGTTCAGGCTACTCGGCTTCAACAACATGTCTGCAAGGCCAGAATGGTTTGTCTTGCAAGTTCTCCCTGTTCCTCCAGTAGGCGTGCGACCATCTATCACTCTTGAATCAGGCATCAGGTCAGAAGATGATCTTACGCACAAGATTGTCGATATTCTGCGGGTCAATCAAAGGGTAAGGGAAGCTAAAGAATCTGGCACGCCTCCGCTCATTGTTCAAGACCTTGTTGATCTCTTGCAATATCATGTGACTACATTTTTCGACAACGAAGTTTCTGGTATACCACAGTCCCATCACAGATCAGGAAGACCTCTGAAGACATTGAGCCAGAGGTTAAAAGGTAAGGAAGGAAGGTTCAGAGGTAGTTTATCAGGCAAGAGAGTTGATTTCTCAGCAAGAACAGTAATATCTCCAGATCCCAGTCTTGATGTATCTGAGGTCGGAGTGCCAGTCGATATTGCACGGAAGCTTACAGTTCCTGAAAAGGTTTCTGACTGGAATCTAACATTCCTGAAACAACTTGTCACAAACGGTCCGTTCAATCACCCTGGCGCAAACTATGTCATAAGGCCAGACGGAGTAAAAATCAGACTCGATTATGTAACTGATAGATCGACTGTTGCAGATTCACTAGCGTCAGGCGTAATAGTCGAGAGACATCTACTTGATGGGGACATTGTATTGTTCAACAGGCAGCCGTCTTTGCACAGGATGTCGGTGATGGCCCACTTTGTCAAAGTATTGCCATATCGAACCTTCAGGTTACATCCGGCGGTATGCCCGCCATACAATGCGGATTTCGACGGCGACGAAATGAATCTTCATGTGCCGCAGGGAGAGGAAGCTCGCTCAGAAGCTCTGGCTCTGATGCAGGTGAAAGACCAGATTTTATCTCCGAGATATGGCGGGCCTATAATAGGAGCGATCAGAGATTTTCTAACAGCAGCATTCCTGCTTACAAAAGATGATACATTACTCACAGCAGAGGAATTTACAAACCTTGCGCTCGCTGGAGGTTATTCAGGGCCTCTCCCAGTGCCAACGGAAAAGAAACCCAGGCCAATGTACACGGGGAAACAGCTCTTTTCGCTATTTCTGCCTAAAAACTTCAACTATATCATGATTTCAAAATGGGCCAGAGGACTCAGGCAGCAGAGGGAAGGTAAGGACATCGTAATACGCAATGGTGAGCTTGTGAGCGGAGTTGTTGATAGAGCAGCAATTGGAGCTGAAGAGCCCGACAGCATTCTGCACAGAATCGCCAAAGACTACGGTACAGAACATGCACGCAGGTTCCTTAACTCAATACTATCAATGTTACGAGCCTACATGACTAGGATGGGCTTTTCCTATGGATACGACGAGCTTGTGCTAGAGGATGAAGCTCAGAAGGAGATCAAGAACGTCCTTGACGAAGCCTACACAAACGTCAGAGGTATAATTAAACAATTCAATCAAGGAACCTTGGCCCTGACAAAAGGTCTTTCTCCCGAAGAAGCTCTAGAGTTCAATATAGTCAATGAGCTATCCAAAGCAAGGGATCGTGCAGGCAGAATTGCGGACAGAGCATTCCCACTTACAAATGCAGGAGTGATAATGGCAAGAACTGGAGCAAGAGGTTCGAGCCTGAATATAGGTCAGATGACAGCATCGCTGGGTCAGCAGTCAGTTCGAGGTAAGCGTATTACTAAGGGTTATGCTGGAAGAGCTCTATCGCACTATAAGCGAGGAGATCTTACACCAGATGCCAAAGGTTTCGTAAGATCAAATTACAGGCAGGGGCTGGGTCCTGAAGAATTCTTCTTCCACGCAATGGGAGGAAGGGAAGGGCTTGTTGATACAGCAGTCAGGACGCAGCAGAGCGGTTATATGCAAAGGAGACTTGTCAATGCCCTTGAACATTTAAGAGTCGAATATGACCTTACTGTTAGAGATCCGAGCGGAGGCATAATACAGTTCATCTATGGCGAAGACGGTATAGACCCAGTGAAGAGCGATCACGGACAGGCTGTCAAAGTTGAAAGACTAGCAGAGATTGAAGCGCTGGCCCATTCAGCCAGCAAGGTTACCGCAACACAAATCGACAGGACAGTTGCAGAGTATGAAGGGAGCCTTAACCAGAGGATCATCCAAGATCTCAGACGGACATTCGAAAAGATACCACTTTCTGCAGAAGGGATGAAATCTATCTGCGAAAAGACAGTTGAGCTATTCAAGAAAGCAATGGTAGAGCCTGGAGAGGCGAGTGGAATAGTTGCTGCGCAATCAATCGGGGAACCTGGCACACAGATGACTCTCAGAACATTCCACTTTGCAGGCGTCAAGGAGAGGGACGTCACGTTAGGGCTTCCAAGACTGATAGAACTCGTGGATGCTAGGAAGATACCTGCAACTCCAGCAATGAATGTATACCTTGATGAGGAGCACAAAAAATCAAATGAAAAGACACTCGCAATTGCCCGCGAAATACTCTTTACCAAAGTCGAAGACGTAATAGCGTACAGCGAGGTTGATTTTGACAGCGGCATTATTCTTCATCTCGACGCTGGCAAGATGAAAGACAGAGGAGTTGAACCAGAAAGTATCACAACGGCGGTCCAGTCTGGGAAGAAAGAGGTCGAATACAGTAAGAAGAATAATACAATAACAATTCAAGTTGAAGGGAGTGACATTCCAACGCTTTTTTCTCTGAGAAACAAAGCTCTGAACCAGAAGGTCAAGGGAATACCTGGCATTGAAAGAGTCACCGTAGTTAAGGAAAAGGAAGAATGGATTATCCAGACTTCTGGCTCAAATCTGGCAAAGGTTCTGAGGACACCAGGAGTAGACTTTAGCAGAACAACCACGAACAGCATTTTCGAAGTCGCGACAACATTAGGCATTGAAGCCGCACGTATAGCGTTAATCAACGAAATTACAAGCACTCTTGATGAACAGGGGCTCGAAGTTGACATAAGGCATATATTACTTGTTGCGGACTTGATGGCATCTAAAGGACTCTTGCAGCAGATAGGAAGACATGGTATTGCTGGGAAGAAGCCCAGTGTGCTCGCAAGAGCAGCGTTTGAAATTACAGTGCCGACTCTTGCAGAAGCATCAGTAACTGGACAGGTAGAAGAGTTGAAGGGAGTGACCGAGAATGTCATCGTAGGAATGATTATACCGGTGGGTACGGGTATGACCGACCTCTACATGAAGCGATGA
- a CDS encoding phage integrase family protein — protein MAYLLLAKRYEWLLEYETVKRWSKGLKEGTGRRTGLYHLARYLEYLTKIGIRKTPDQLIENCIDGNNHTLIEHLDMIKGFVEGDTLGSLRKSARERIYASIRSFYTHNRVHLLREPLRFNDDNSVVTREQGSIMLDHIRKAVSHKGCSVRDRAIILCMMQSGMDDSTLADVFNYVAYPQMVKQFGSEDHTLWALDKCPIRIDLVRPKTKHRYYSFIDRDAVEALKDWLNVRQSLTGKKLTIRLNQKPNELPKSDAIFIVKNGQPLRAYLVSKIFRDVGVEAGIIIRPNEKAERFKGASRRYAFHSHEVRDLLKSLARVCGVDTPVADFFLGHSIDKFGYDKSPWNFPDHLREQYMKMSHFINVLTQPSFQQGSDSEDVNRKLAELEEGEVELKEGLAKMQNQIGELKGLVRKLAGKALSK, from the coding sequence ATGGCTTACCTTCTTCTGGCTAAACGTTACGAGTGGCTTCTGGAATATGAAACAGTCAAGAGATGGAGTAAAGGTCTGAAAGAAGGTACGGGAAGGAGAACGGGTCTCTATCATCTTGCAAGGTACTTGGAGTATCTTACGAAAATTGGTATCAGGAAGACGCCAGATCAGCTTATCGAAAATTGCATCGACGGAAATAATCATACCCTAATTGAGCATCTTGATATGATCAAGGGATTTGTTGAGGGTGATACACTCGGTAGTTTAAGGAAGAGTGCAAGGGAAAGAATCTATGCTTCGATAAGATCGTTCTACACGCATAATAGAGTGCACCTGCTTAGGGAGCCCTTAAGGTTCAATGATGATAATTCTGTTGTCACTAGGGAGCAGGGAAGCATAATGCTTGACCACATTAGAAAGGCAGTATCGCATAAAGGCTGTTCGGTTAGAGATAGGGCCATCATACTTTGCATGATGCAGAGTGGAATGGATGATTCGACTCTGGCCGATGTGTTCAACTATGTTGCATATCCTCAGATGGTAAAACAATTTGGTTCTGAGGATCACACATTGTGGGCTCTTGATAAATGTCCTATTAGAATCGATCTGGTCAGGCCGAAAACTAAGCATCGATACTATTCGTTCATCGACAGAGACGCTGTGGAGGCATTGAAGGATTGGCTGAATGTAAGACAAAGTTTGACAGGGAAAAAGCTAACCATAAGACTAAACCAAAAACCTAACGAGCTACCTAAAAGCGATGCGATATTCATTGTAAAGAATGGCCAACCATTGAGGGCATACTTGGTCTCAAAGATATTCAGAGACGTCGGAGTCGAAGCTGGTATTATCATAAGGCCTAACGAAAAGGCGGAGAGGTTCAAAGGTGCATCAAGACGTTATGCTTTCCATAGCCATGAAGTTCGAGACTTGCTGAAATCCTTAGCGAGAGTCTGCGGAGTCGATACTCCAGTGGCTGACTTTTTCTTGGGCCATAGTATTGACAAGTTTGGATATGATAAGAGCCCTTGGAACTTCCCCGATCATCTTAGGGAGCAATACATGAAGATGTCCCACTTCATCAATGTACTGACACAGCCCAGCTTCCAACAGGGTTCAGACTCGGAGGATGTGAACAGAAAATTGGCAGAACTTGAGGAGGGTGAAGTGGAACTCAAGGAAGGTTTGGCCAAAATGCAAAATCAAATAGGGGAACTCAAGGGTCTAGTTAGAAAGCTAGCTGGGAAGGCTCTTAGCAAGTAA
- a CDS encoding NusA-like transcription termination signal-binding factor, which translates to MPENIKLTAQELELIQIFQRNSGATPRDCIIDGTMDRIIFVVNKGEMGLAIGKGGQSIKNVQKHVGRSVELVEHSDDPKEFIMNSLDPKLVSEVMITGKQDGKKVATVVVDGKKKGAIVGRGGRNAQRARLLAKRYFEITNVHIVDQ; encoded by the coding sequence ATGCCTGAAAATATCAAACTGACAGCCCAGGAGCTAGAGCTTATACAAATATTCCAGAGAAATAGTGGAGCAACTCCCAGAGATTGTATCATCGACGGGACCATGGATAGAATAATCTTTGTCGTTAATAAAGGAGAAATGGGCTTAGCAATTGGGAAAGGAGGCCAGTCGATAAAAAACGTGCAGAAACATGTAGGGAGGTCGGTTGAACTTGTAGAACACTCAGATGACCCAAAGGAGTTCATCATGAATTCTCTTGATCCAAAACTAGTCTCTGAAGTTATGATTACCGGCAAGCAGGACGGAAAGAAGGTAGCTACAGTAGTTGTTGATGGAAAAAAGAAAGGCGCCATTGTGGGAAGAGGAGGAAGGAATGCCCAACGAGCCAGATTACTGGCAAAGCGCTATTTTGAAATAACCAATGTTCATATAGTTGATCAATGA
- a CDS encoding Dna2/Cas4 domain-containing protein has protein sequence MAINPNRLQLIIEEGSPYREKLLKLLEEEYAQERGGTHVSDLILCIREQVFRKLEPKAIDERDLASYALGEGAHVALQRLAEKGSAIAEKEITVHGVIGTIDLFDGVPIEIKTVRSEDDSVRPFHVTQLKYYMAMTNSNVGILLYLMVNDRGRPFRFRTVTLNDAELAEVKKEIENKARLFNDAVTSKNPFAAPHVKKDLNLVWKCSYCKYSQKCWSRED, from the coding sequence ATAGCAATCAATCCCAATCGCTTGCAGTTGATCATAGAAGAAGGTTCTCCATATAGGGAAAAACTGCTGAAATTATTGGAGGAAGAGTATGCGCAGGAAAGAGGGGGCACACACGTTTCTGATTTGATACTGTGCATAAGAGAGCAAGTTTTCAGGAAATTGGAACCGAAGGCCATTGATGAAAGGGACTTGGCTTCTTATGCTCTGGGTGAAGGCGCACACGTTGCCCTGCAGAGGCTTGCAGAGAAGGGCTCTGCTATTGCGGAGAAGGAGATTACCGTCCATGGGGTAATTGGCACCATAGACCTTTTTGATGGAGTTCCAATAGAAATCAAGACTGTAAGGTCTGAGGATGATTCAGTAAGACCCTTCCACGTTACTCAACTGAAGTACTATATGGCTATGACAAATTCCAATGTGGGAATCTTGCTCTATCTTATGGTCAACGATCGCGGTAGGCCTTTCAGGTTCAGGACTGTTACTCTGAACGATGCTGAACTTGCAGAGGTAAAGAAAGAAATTGAAAATAAAGCGAGACTATTCAACGATGCGGTAACTTCAAAGAACCCATTTGCTGCACCACATGTCAAGAAGGACTTGAACCTTGTATGGAAGTGCTCTTATTGCAAGTATAGTCAGAAATGCTGGAGCAGAGAGGACTAA
- a CDS encoding 30S ribosomal protein S12, producing the protein MANSPKGEFSGRQLRLKRQRTRWSDKYYKRTMLMLDTKADPLEGSPQARGIVLEKVGIESKQPNSAIRKCVRIQLVKNGKQVTAFLPGDGALNFVDEHDEVSVEGIGGSMGLSMGDIPGVRWKVFKVNGVSLNELVYGRKEKPRR; encoded by the coding sequence TTGGCAAACTCTCCGAAGGGTGAATTTTCAGGAAGGCAGTTGCGCCTGAAGAGGCAGCGGACGCGCTGGTCAGACAAGTATTACAAGAGGACGATGCTGATGCTGGATACAAAAGCCGATCCGCTTGAAGGATCTCCACAGGCACGCGGGATAGTGCTCGAGAAGGTCGGTATAGAATCCAAGCAGCCCAACTCTGCCATAAGGAAGTGTGTAAGAATTCAATTAGTAAAGAATGGTAAGCAGGTCACTGCATTCCTGCCTGGAGACGGAGCTCTGAATTTTGTAGACGAACATGATGAAGTTTCTGTTGAAGGTATTGGAGGTTCCATGGGATTATCAATGGGAGACATTCCAGGAGTCCGATGGAAGGTCTTTAAAGTCAATGGCGTTTCGCTAAACGAACTGGTTTATGGAAGGAAGGAGAAGCCTAGGAGGTAA
- a CDS encoding extracellular solute-binding protein, translating into MGKEPERELIVYGPFHSTFFNILRSFRRKYPEYDINMTYYGNHPGPTITKIEQEVKHNMQTADVVIHPHYAILHLKEMGLLKRYHSDLLDAYPSQFRDEDNQWAGIAIEPTRSVYNPNLIKPDEVPSNWTDLADPKLKGRVAMQSVVDRADGLYSFYYFAALLNIFGERKWERIMKDYVNNVKPKSYPCYHNLHKYIARGDYGIGLPLPLIKVGWSVNTLNIRDVPNLAMQRSIAILENAEHPVAAEMFYNYLLSEDWQRKMGTDYEGLIPAKPNTKMKYGAQVPVDGITFFPTEEDVRKIDVYTEKFRQVGLP; encoded by the coding sequence GTGGGTAAGGAACCTGAACGAGAACTGATAGTTTATGGACCATTCCACAGCACCTTCTTCAACATTCTTAGAAGTTTCAGAAGAAAATATCCCGAATACGACATCAATATGACCTACTACGGGAATCATCCAGGTCCGACAATAACCAAGATAGAACAGGAGGTCAAACATAATATGCAGACTGCCGATGTTGTAATACACCCACACTATGCAATATTGCACCTTAAGGAGATGGGCCTTCTTAAAAGGTATCACTCGGACCTTCTTGACGCATACCCTTCTCAATTCAGGGACGAAGACAACCAGTGGGCTGGGATAGCAATCGAACCTACGAGATCGGTCTATAATCCAAATTTGATCAAACCTGACGAAGTACCTTCAAACTGGACAGATTTAGCAGACCCTAAGCTAAAAGGGAGAGTGGCCATGCAGTCTGTAGTTGACAGAGCTGATGGGTTGTACAGTTTCTACTACTTTGCAGCTTTGCTCAATATTTTTGGCGAAAGAAAATGGGAGAGAATAATGAAGGACTATGTCAATAATGTAAAGCCAAAGTCATACCCATGCTATCATAACCTTCACAAGTACATAGCGAGGGGAGATTATGGTATTGGGCTGCCTTTGCCCTTGATCAAAGTAGGATGGTCTGTGAATACGCTGAATATCAGGGATGTTCCTAACCTTGCGATGCAGAGAAGCATTGCCATACTTGAAAATGCAGAGCATCCAGTCGCTGCAGAGATGTTCTACAACTATCTGCTGTCAGAGGACTGGCAAAGAAAGATGGGGACAGATTATGAAGGTCTGATACCTGCAAAACCGAATACCAAGATGAAATATGGCGCACAAGTTCCTGTAGATGGAATTACATTCTTCCCTACTGAAGAGGACGTAAGAAAGATTGATGTTTATACTGAAAAGTTCAGACAGGTAGGACTTCCATAA
- a CDS encoding Lrp/AsnC family transcriptional regulator, translating to MAKAFVLINVQTGTEDKVIKQLKAAKNVSEAYFVYGVYDFIVTVIAPSTDELKDSVLGLRKISEITSTLTMMVIE from the coding sequence TTGGCAAAGGCCTTCGTCTTGATAAACGTTCAAACAGGTACAGAGGACAAGGTCATAAAGCAGCTCAAGGCTGCAAAGAATGTCAGCGAGGCATACTTCGTTTACGGCGTCTACGACTTCATAGTCACCGTTATAGCGCCATCTACAGACGAACTCAAGGATAGCGTACTCGGCCTTAGGAAGATTTCAGAGATAACCTCTACCCTTACCATGATGGTAATAGAATAG
- a CDS encoding 30S ribosomal protein S7: MEGRRSLGGKNMPNRPNLMLFRKWDYGQVEVKDPGLQRVISLNPVIVPTSMGRHEHKKFGKSHVNIVERLVNSIMHFGKKHAKNTGRMGGKKQRATNIVKAAFDIIALETGKNPIEVLVRAVESASPNEDTTRIAYGGVVYHVSVDISPQRRLDLALRFISEGVREASFASRRSVEEILADEIMAAARSDTNSYSIKKKNEQERIAMASR; this comes from the coding sequence ATGGAAGGAAGGAGAAGCCTAGGAGGTAAGAATATGCCAAATAGACCTAATCTGATGCTATTTCGGAAATGGGATTACGGCCAAGTAGAAGTAAAGGATCCAGGGCTCCAGAGGGTAATTTCGCTTAATCCCGTCATCGTTCCTACGTCTATGGGAAGGCACGAGCACAAAAAGTTTGGAAAATCGCATGTCAATATTGTTGAAAGACTTGTAAATTCGATAATGCATTTCGGGAAGAAACATGCCAAGAACACGGGAAGGATGGGGGGGAAGAAGCAGCGAGCCACAAATATTGTAAAGGCAGCCTTTGATATAATCGCGCTCGAAACAGGGAAGAATCCCATAGAGGTTCTTGTCAGAGCTGTAGAAAGCGCGTCTCCTAACGAAGACACAACAAGAATTGCATACGGAGGAGTAGTCTACCACGTTTCTGTTGATATTTCTCCTCAAAGGAGGCTTGACCTTGCATTAAGGTTCATCTCTGAAGGAGTTAGAGAGGCTAGTTTTGCTTCCAGAAGAAGTGTGGAAGAGATTCTTGCAGACGAAATTATGGCCGCTGCAAGAAGCGATACTAACAGTTATTCTATAAAAAAGAAGAACGAACAAGAACGCATTGCCATGGCATCACGGTAG